The DNA window tggaaaaagCTACGGGGTTATTattctctccagaaaaaagagtCAAGTCAACCTCACCTTTCATGATCCAGGGCACAATAAGATGCGTGCAATTCTTGaacgaaataaattttctgcagcaaaaaaaaaagaatgaaattattcATTATGTTTAATTGCAAGTTCATTCTAATTCGTCACATTCCATGACATGCCACCAGGTGTTGGTGGCAGCTGAAGGATAATTGATTGCCTGGACTCATTCTATTATCTGAGTGATGCTCCACATTCACATAATGTCTAAAATGTGCAAATTCTTCCGTGCTTGAATCCTCGGCGGATCGGCCATATCCGAAATCCGAAATATTACTGGTTTCAATTGCTCCTACTATTTTGGACTAAACGTCTCAAATGGTAATGGTGAAATATAAGTAAACatagtaatttatttatatttatattattatttattctatttatttatttatatttcattttttcatgcttgtttttatttacatatattatcgttttttttccttatgcAAATGATCTAccttatattatttatatttgaagcttaatttgaatatttttctcaattactCTATCTTCTGacagttttttaaaatctcaaattcaaatttctgcaaacAGAAAAATCACGGAAATCTCGCGTAAAATTTTAgctaaaaattgaattgaatttttcttcaaatttatttctaagTTCTGTTTACGATTTATGTAACtggagaaaatggaaataaaatgaaataagtagaataataaaataaataataaaatattaaaataaaattgaattaatgaAATAAGAATTATGGAAATTGCTACCATCGTTGAAAATTCAGATCATGagtattttttctagtttacTTTCTCGGCAGAAGCTTCTGAATAACAACTTTTTACATGCTGTGAGTGtatcaaaagttttttttttcttccaacagCTGCTGTGTTCTGATTCACGGAATGTTCTGATTCCTGAAATATTCGCTACGCTTATTTCTTGGAATAAAACACgcttttctgagattttttccacatatttttaaaactcGAGTGTTACGCAATTTTAATGAAAGGTTTCCGTACCTGCCATCTAATGCctgttttcattgttcttAGTGTTCCTAGGAATGAAAGGATCCTTTAATTTATTCGATCGATAATTGTACATAACATCAACTCTTTGAAATTAATCTGGAACGTATCCGTGGTTCGATAACTAGGATTTCTTTCGAGTTTTGTGATggggtgatttttttttacgaattttcAGTTGGCCTCAATTGTGCTGTTGTCACGTACAGAATACAGGAATAAAAACcctgatttcattatttttattctttttagaCTCTGATATAAATTTATTCACAGTCTTTATGATATAAAATTCTGCACATGCTCttgtttccattattttcatttttagaatCCGATATAATTTTTTGCATACACCGTATGATACAAAGTTTCTTACAtttctctgtttttattttttaaatttttttttagctcttTAGATAAATtattcacaaattttcttagaaatattcGCTACGCttatttcttgcaaaaaaaaaacgcttttctgagattttttcccatatttttAAAACCCGAATGTTTCGTAGCTGTTATTTTTCAGCTAAAACGTTCACCATGAAGAGAGCAATCGTTGGATCCGGTTATCTCGTACTTAGTAagaattcatatttttttatttttttttcgaatttcttttctaaatttaaattttcagtTAGGTTAGATCGGGTAGGTCATTATGTCGTAATGATGACCTACCCGATCTAACCTAACTGAAATTTAATGATTTGATTTGGCTTGATTCAGGTTTGCTAGGGACATGCTTTAATCTGTCTACGCTCAGCGTGTTGCCCGAATGTGAGCGATCACTCACTCGACCGTTACTAatattcttttcaattcaattatttattggTATTGGGACCTTACTTACCGTTGCAATTCCAGTCCCATACATGATCGGTAAGCAATAGAAATCacagaaaagaagttttttttttctcaaacaatGTCTAaccattctttattttcagcCACTGACAGATCGTATTTTGTGAATCCGTTATTGATTGGTGCACCAGGAGTACTAATTTGTCTCACACTCCTAAGTTCATATCTAATTCAATTTTGTATTTGCATTTATCGCAATATACGGGTTGTTTTTAACAAATTCTCGTAAGTTTAAAGAAGTGAAGAGTAATTCAACAATGAATTACCGGATGTACAGTAATTTCTCTTCAGTGAAACGCTATTCACCGATATTGTTGTGAAATTACTTATTGTATTCGCTTCACTGCTAGCCGTTCACATTTCTGTGATCATTACACGAACGACAACGTAAGTTCGAATGCActttctccctctctctctctctctcggaagaaaaaaaaatgagtgtacGAGATCTTGAGATCAATGTCCACATACAGTGTATGCGCTTATTCCTGAGGAGATTTATATGGATATACGgaaacatttagaaagaaagaaatgcgtAGATATACGGAAACATTAAGAAACCATTCCTAaccatttaatttattttaaaactattcaaaaaaaatcaacacgtCATCTTACTATCTCGACGTTCATTCAAAGCGAAAATTctcaatttatttgaaaactacTTTAGGTGTggcataaaacagaaaaagaatgaacagAGTTGACTAGAATTTCTTTCGCGTTTTATAATCATATAGGACAATTTTTAGCGAACATGATGGATGAGATATCGTTCCCCATTCAAACTCCTCTAGATTGCATAAGTTTTTTACGTTTTGGTAGCGAAACAGTGCTCTGATAGAAGAATACCTCTCATTATAGAACCagaaatgctcttttttcCGACGCTGACTTAAGCCACAGATTTATTCACTGTAAAATTTCAacatatttattactttatttatttattcacttgaaACACCCATAGGTgtgacaaaaaacaaacaagcaagAAGAAGCAAAGCTCACTAGAAATTCGCCGATGTTTTATACAGTATAGCAAGATTGCCCCTTTTTAGCACATTGCATGCAGGCGGGGAGTTGATAGGTAATTCTCCTGCTATAGAAGTTGAGAAATCCTGAAGTGGAGTGGGATAAACAAGGTGGAAATAAAATCCACCTCAATTCTCACTTCCAATTATGGTAGTGATTCTTTTCCCGAGAACCTTAGTTCAATTTTCGTGCTACTGTGTATTATCAGTTTATCTCCGCTCTCCTAgattttatcgcttcattatCCTGTTGAGGGCTAGAGAAGAAATATCCAGATGTTTCCGTACAGTTTCTGAAACTTTGAAACTATAAGAAACAGCAATAGGTATAGGATTTAcgctctcttttttcttctcaacgaAATTgtggtgaaattttatttgtggCTTGACATTTCGACAgctttgtttttctcaaagCCCTGCGGTATCGAAGACCTGCTCGAGATTTTTGATGCTATACGTATCTCTTCAacgttctcttttctctttaccGTGCCTCGATAACCTCTATATCGTTTTAAGCACATTACGCTAGGAATAAAAAACTGACAAGTCTCATCGACAAGTGGAAGTGGTGAACCACCGGGCTCATATAGATTGTCACGCAATTGCTGGATTCCTGGACATCAATTAAATAGTTCTTCCACAATATCTATAGATATGCACTGTTGACCTCTAAAAGCTATCACTAAAGCATTCGATAATTAATAACTCGAAGCTAGGGAACAGAGACTCAACTTATGGTACACTGTAACGATCTAGTACACAGGCTTATCGAGGAATCCCCGctacgaataaaaaaatatgtacatcGGTAGACACATTCAGCAGTGAAGAAATTAGACATATTTATCCACAGCGTGACATACTTTTCCTAGAGTAAATTTTACTCAATAGCATTAGTTCAAAGCCATAAACCAAGAAGATATAGGAAAAGTAGCGATTACTACGAAGAGTAGAGGAGAATAAAACCATGCATGTGCTCATCTCGTttgaatataattttaaaatggcGTGGTTACCAGAAAGGCAAAAGTGATTGTACTTTctaggaaaattttgaaaaattcgaaaaaaaaataagcctGCAATGGAAATCCCTTACACTTCACCGCTAAATATTATACTTCCAGACGaagcttcacaaaaaaaaaacactaaaataaaatttgaatatcAAGGACTTGTAATTAAGCCCTCGTAGGCGTCAGAATGCTTTTAGAACGCCTGATGAATGGATGATTCTGGGTATGAGTACAGAAGGATCATAGTTCTCATCGCTATACACTTTTACGTTTTTGGATTGGATGCAacttttgatatttttatttttatattattatttatattattattattattaatattattaatattaataatattaataatatatttaattatttatattattattatttattattattattattattatttatatttatatttatattatttattatttttcatatttttctttttcaactttttttcaagcaattgTTTCACACTATGCGGCCGACTAGCATCAGAAGGAAGCCCTCAAATAGTTTCCAGTTTTAAGTGCTTACGTGTCTTCTTGTTttaaggcagcgtatcacgaaatcgacATAGTACCCCAGAAAACCCGCAGAGAAAGACCATCTCAGTTGCGACGCCCCTcctttgcgcacgcgccgcatccagatGCGATCGGtcaaagatcagtgatgtcttcccATTAGCCTATCCAGATAAAACGGCCGGACTCCGTTAAAGATTGTCGTGTCTCCGGGTGCTAGTTTCCCAGGTCCCATTTCGGAGTCTCATTAACGTGTGGGTCGCGTAAGGAACTGGCACTGGGACCCTAGCATCCCGGGAAAAGCGGTAGGCTGCTGGGGAACCAgaacgtgtgcatagaggagCATTCTAACTTATTTCGTAATGTTGTTCCTACCCCGTTGTTTACGATGATCAGGGAACGAactgatcctgcaatctacgactccatctcttgcttttcccgcggatttccTTACGACGATGCCAGATCCCTGATATGCTGCGTTAAAGATTGTCGTGTTTCCGGTTGCTAGTTTCCCAGTTTTTGTCCCGTTCCGGAAGCTCATTGACTCATTGAAAGCGGTAGGTGCGCACCGTCCGGCGTAGAGCTGATGCGCACGAGGTATGGCACCCATCCAGGCTTGCGTCGGGATGGATGGTTCATCCCAACCTCGCGGGAACATTTGCTTGGAGGCCCTAAGGCTACCGCTATACCCTACTGTATTCTACCCTTACTCTGTGCTCATGCCGGCTCGTACATTGTGTTCTGACACTCGTGAGAATTCCCTGGCCACCCCGCCCTTCCGGGGGCTTGCGGCCGGACTCTACGAGGCTTTTAGCAATACAGATGTATACATATAACATATACATACTGATTGCCTCGCCATTATTTTGTGGCTTTGTGTACCCAACTGCGTACAGTACCCACGAGTACTTACGTAGCATTCATCCCAAACTACATGTATTCACAACAATATAGTGTGAAAAGGGCGGGGCGTAACTAGCCACTCATTACGGGCCTAGGAAGTACAAACCCCCGGACGTATGAGCAAACCCTGAGCGGGAGAGCATATGCTCACTCCACCAGACAGCCTCAGGGACGCCGGTTACCTTCAACTTGCTGCAGCTCTTTCTCCGCCTTTTAGCTGATGCTATTCCTCGAAAGTTGCGTTGTTGTTCATGATCGATAGCATCCGCTGTTGAGTCTGTTCCGGTTATCACTTGCCAGTTGACACGTTGATAGAATGAATTCCGAAACACGTAATGGTTTCTTTTGTGGAAGCAAAATTGGGCGGAGCGTAAAGCGCGCGAAACAGTGGAGAGCTGTGGGATCTTGTCGCATCAGCGTCCTTCAGATGTTGTGAAAAGGAGTCGCGTGGAATCCGCGACAAAGATggcttttgagaaaattcgtattacattatttatttgcctTTCAGTATCAGACGATTTTCACTACATCTGTTGGCTTGGGAGCAGACCGATGCTGAATACATTACTATGCTATCGGTTGTCGTTTATTCTTCGATGGTTGGAGCCATGTTCTACGCGTTTTCCATTTTCGATTTACTCTACCAGTACGTAAGAGTTTACTTCTACAACGTTTGCAACTTTACAAATTAGCAAAAGTTTACAAATTTAGCAAGAGCTATGAGGCAAGTTCTGCTTCAAAACAACATCATTTCCAACGACATTATGacttttgctcatttttcccACATTATCCGAAAAGAATCGTCATCACACCTTTGCAACAGTTGAAAGCAGCACCAATTTGAAATTGAGGGTGGTAGGACATGGGCGTTTTTCACGAGTATGACCGCTCGATCCCCACAATAATTCAGATAAACGACGAGACAGACGGTCTCGTCTCACCGAAATACCTCAGGGTAAGGTACCAAACAGGGGGACAATCAGTGGATAGCTGACACTGTCTCTCCCGTTCGCTCACAGTGGTGGCGCGCCTCCCTGCTCCCGCAGAAATGGCACATGGTCGTTTGGTGCTTCCAAGAAGTATTTGGAGGGGGTCGACAAGGCTGTCCATTTCTCATGTTGATTGAAGATTTGTACTTGATTGCTCGCTTCCGTATATTCCTTCTATCTCGTAACTCACTTATTAGCGACTAGAGGGAATAGAGTAGAGTCACGCTcttattcgtaatctacaccctgaactctatattttccactGGGTTTCACAACTACGCCAATGTCGTGTCGTAGCTTCGTAGcaatgacgaaaaaaatttatggaGAAACCTAATACCTCGTGGTGAAGATTATATACGTCATAAATCCTATTACAGGCATATATACGATCAAGAGAAGCACGAAACCATTGAAACAACGCCAAAAACATTGCTGTTTTACCAAATCCTACACCTTATCTGCGATGCCATCTTTTGCCTACTAATTGTGCTGCCGAGGTTCGAATACTTCTCGAAGAGGCCGAACCTAATTATTGCCCACTCGTTTCTCAACATATTTGGATCAGCCATTTGGCCCGCCATATCACTCATTGTTTACTCAGAGAAGGTCCGAAATGTAAGCAACATAAGTTTCAAGTGTTATCTAGCACTATTCATATCTAAGCGCTCTATCTTCAGGAATTATGCTTCCGAACTATTTTAATGCTCAAGATGTGTTCGTCACCGGACAATATTCAAGATCGCACACGTTGTAATCGTATGAGATCTGCTTAGGTGAATTGTTATCTTACAGAACtaaaaacatattttctaTCCTCAGATAGCGTCAACAATGTCCTCACCTTATGCAACATACGATCtctctgtttgttttctttttcagcatTTGATTTGGCTCTTCTTTTCTGAGTACCTTGGATGCCCGAATTATaccctttttgaaaaatgtgcagAATATTTCAGATTACTATTAATTTCGCTGGAAAGAATTTGCTCATGTTGTTAATTGTTAATATTTCGAGATGTGCATTAAGATAATATGCGTTACGTGTGTCCTCTGAAATCCCCATTTGTTAAtgtaaaggatgaagtttaaaaaaagatgatagtAAAGTGCAAAGCACTGATCGATCAATATAGGAATGCACCCACGCGTTCGACATCAACTTGTAGTAGAgacaaaacgacgtgaagcacggtgcagttgcgtaagcggctgcgatcgaagcggcgcggtaaaACAGTGGTTGAGCCTTAAGCGTTTGAATGCACCTTAAAGCAAAGAAATGAGGACTCATTACTTCTCGGAGTATTAATGTACTTCTTGAACTAGTTTTAGTTCTTAGTGGTCAGATCTACCTTTCAGACTCATGCGAGTCCCTTGCGTGTTTACACGCCAGTTATATCGCAACTGTCTGCCATTTTGTCTgatatttcattgttttataaTGTTTTATTATTGACAAATTTTGCTGTCTTATAACCCAAAAACTCTCCTTAGTGCCAGTTTCATGGGCGAATATTTCGCACCTGCTCTGCCTATTTGTTGTGTTATTGTTAATTGCCTTTATTAACTTCATGTATGACAACAAATTGCATTAAATGACAAGAGCTCGAGGGTGACGTGAACCTTCTTTGGACAGGtagtgtaaaataaataatccacAAATTGTATCTACAGAACTTACAATTTGAAGTAAGCAAAACAGTCATGAGAAGAATTCCTCACCAACAATATCAACTCAACAaccgaacaaaaaaagacgCTTAGAATACATACACAATAAAGTTGATGAAAGTGAAAGGATCTTAcaggatttctggaaattcattttttaaaagaaatattgtaaCTAGATGGTTACCTTAACTTGACATACAGGTGCCACAGTCACGATGCCTGCATACGATCAATAGTGGACCGGTAGAACAAATCATTGCGTATTTCCTTCACATTTCCTCCATTTCCGCTAATATTTCCGACAACAATTCCTGTACGCTGTTCTTAGGTACGTTAATGAGATACAGCAAATTCTCGCGCAGTGCTGCATAAATCTGAAACACAACAATTGAACAAATCGTAATAAATACGGAAGTAATTTCTTTAACGTACAGCTTCAATCCGTTGGAGTTGGGAAAGGTGTCTGTTTTCATCAAGTATGCTGCTTTCATCCTGTTCTATGGTGCCTTCTTCAACATAAAATCAGGTGGCCGCAGGCGTGGCTGCTGAGCCGTATAACATGGAAAGGTGCTCCAAAGCGGGAGGTGAGGCCTCCCTTATATTACATAATTTTCCTTCCGGAACAGTGACGCTGGAATTTAAAATGTGGTACTTGTGAGGCCCACACTGTGTtacataactttttttctacagaggTTGTTTGACTGTGGATTTCTTCTCTTGGAATTTTAGCCCATAACGCTAGCTAAGGTTTTTAATTCGCATCACAAATACAGATCGCTCCCTCAGCGAGGTAATCCCCACTGTTTTCTTTAACTTTTCTTCACTGTACCTTTATAATTGCTGTGGAATACTTTTTGGGAGAAGTGACGTCAACAAAGTACGCTGAGATTCCTAATGACTTAacgcaccaaaaaaaaacattaaaaaacagGACACTCCTGAATTGCCACAACTTCGAGGGACAGCGTTTCTCGAATTTGTGGCAACCCTTATGAGGCACGCCTCTTCTAGGTTCTCCTTCTCCTTtgatcgaaataaaaaaaagctcaaaaagtTGCTCAATAAATCTACCCAAACTGAACGGagaataaaattgttaaaagtATGTTAATATGAAATGGAATACCTTGAACGAAGTCTCGTCGGCGATTCTGGGTTCAACAGTGTACGTAGACGGTCTATCCTCATCAATATCATCAACATGTTTCGCGGGCTCTCCGTGGTCCTGGGAAGA is part of the Necator americanus strain Aroian chromosome V, whole genome shotgun sequence genome and encodes:
- a CDS encoding hypothetical protein (NECATOR_CHRV.G17708.T1), with amino-acid sequence MKRAIVGSGYLVLSLLGTCFNLSTLSVLPECERSLTRPLLIFFSIQLFIGIGTLLTVAIPVPYMIATDRSYFVNPLLIGAPGVLICLTLLSSYLIQFCICIYRNIRVVFNKFSETLFTDIVVKLLIVFASLLAVHISVIITRTTTIRRFSLHLLAWEQTDAEYITMLSVVVYSSMVGAMFYAFSIFDLLYQHIYDQEKHETIETTPKTLLFYQILHLICDAIFCLLIVLPRFEYFSKRPNLIIAHSFLNIFGSAIWPAISLIVYSEKVRNELCFRTILMLKMCSSPDNIQDRTRCNRMRSA
- a CDS encoding hypothetical protein (NECATOR_CHRV.G17709.T1), giving the protein MTIRNAKDMPRLWKKTMRGNMTTESPRNMLMILMRIDRLRTLLNPESPTRLRSSVTVPEGKLCNIREASPPALEHLSMLYGSAATPAAT